Proteins encoded in a region of the Deltaproteobacteria bacterium genome:
- a CDS encoding ABC transporter permease has protein sequence MTTFRVKRRQAPLTWGACLVLVGGVVLALGASGALLALQGKSPAQGLVLLLTGAFGSVWALEDCVIKAIPIFLCSLGVAVTFRLQIWNIGAEGQFALGAVGATWAALTFPDLHPALLLPIMFSAAALAGGFWGFVPGVLRAGLGVNEIIVTLMFNYLGILLMEALVYGPWKDPASFGMPMTPLFSNGATVSAISEGTAIHWGVVVCLIVGAALSIVFRFTRLGFVLQACGENVKAARYARFPYRRLIVLVMAVGGVLAGWAGLMEASATVGRLQPSIMAGYGYTAIIVAWLARLSPFRIALASFLLAGLRVGVENLQLELQVPAAFGGIVEGMILIFVLAAGFFSTYSLSLIRRP, from the coding sequence ATGACCACCTTTCGAGTTAAAAGGAGACAGGCCCCCCTGACCTGGGGGGCCTGTCTCGTCCTTGTCGGGGGTGTGGTCCTGGCCCTGGGGGCTTCCGGAGCTCTCCTGGCCCTTCAGGGCAAGTCTCCGGCCCAGGGGCTGGTTCTCCTCCTCACCGGGGCCTTTGGGTCGGTCTGGGCCCTTGAGGACTGCGTGATCAAGGCCATTCCCATCTTTCTCTGTTCCCTAGGGGTGGCCGTCACCTTCCGTCTCCAGATCTGGAACATCGGCGCCGAGGGCCAGTTCGCCCTGGGAGCCGTCGGGGCCACCTGGGCCGCTCTGACCTTTCCGGACCTGCATCCGGCTCTTCTCCTGCCCATCATGTTCTCCGCCGCAGCCCTGGCCGGAGGGTTCTGGGGCTTCGTTCCCGGCGTGCTCCGCGCCGGGCTCGGGGTCAACGAAATCATCGTCACCCTTATGTTCAACTATCTCGGAATCCTCCTCATGGAGGCCCTGGTGTACGGGCCCTGGAAGGACCCGGCTAGCTTCGGCATGCCCATGACCCCACTTTTTTCAAACGGCGCCACCGTGTCGGCCATCTCCGAAGGGACCGCCATCCATTGGGGGGTGGTGGTCTGCCTGATCGTGGGAGCCGCGCTTTCGATCGTCTTCCGTTTCACCCGCCTGGGCTTCGTCCTCCAGGCCTGCGGCGAGAATGTAAAGGCCGCCCGCTACGCAAGGTTTCCGTACCGCAGGCTCATCGTTCTGGTCATGGCCGTGGGCGGCGTCCTGGCCGGATGGGCCGGTCTCATGGAGGCCTCGGCCACCGTGGGGCGCCTCCAACCGAGCATCATGGCCGGCTACGGCTATACAGCAATCATCGTCGCCTGGCTGGCCCGCCTGAGTCCGTTCCGCATCGCCCTGGCATCCTTTCTCCTGGCCGGGCTGCGGGTCGGAGTCGAGAATCTTCAGCTCGAACTTCAAGTCCCGGCGGCCTTCGGCGGCATCGTCGAGGGAATGATCCTCATCTTCGTCCTTGCCGCCGGGTTTTTCAGCACCTATTCCCTCTCACTGATCAGACGGCCATGA